The segment TATCGTTTTCATATGGAGTCTGATATCCCAATGACATATGCGCCATACGTAGATCTTCAAGCTCGTAAGGATCGACGCCACGAGTAGCCATTAGGTAGTCGCGAATCACGATTGCGTGGCGCGCTTCTTCGGCGGTCCATCGTTCAATCCAATTGCCCCAAGCGCCATCGCGACCCATAGAAATTGCGATTTCAGTGTGGTAGCTCGGCAGGTTATCTTCAGTAAGAAGATTTAAAATTAGTGAATCTTGTGCAACTGGAGAGAGTCGAGAATCTTTTGCTTCCCAGGCATCGCCATTTAAAGGACCTGCGTAATCGCGACCTTCAGACCATGGGACATACTCGTGCGGATACCAATTTTTTTGAACAGATAAATGGCGCTCGAGTTCAACGGCAACCACTGGTTCGAGATCGCGAATAAGGCGAGATTGGATCTTTTCTGACTCTTCGCTCATAGGTGAACGCTAAAGCAAAACTGCGGTTACTGACTAGTTAGAAATTCTTTTTCGCGCGCTCAATGGCCTGTAATTCGCGCCACTTAGCGATCTCAGCGTGATTTCCACTCAATAAGATCTCCGGCACCGCTATGCCACGCCATTCTTGAGGTTTCGTGAAATTTGGATACTCCAAATAACCTTCAGAATTATGTGACTCTTCAGCCAGCGATTCAGGATTTCCAAGTACGCCCGGAATCAAACGGGTAATCGCTTCAATCATTACAAGGGAAGCAACTTCTCCCCCGCCAAGAACATAGTCACCGATTGAGACTTCATGAACTCGAACATTTTTTGCTGCATATTCAGATGACTCGTAATGTTGACGTACTCGATCATCAATTCCTTCGTAACGCCCACAAGCGAAGATCAGATGTTTTGAATTAGCAAAGCTCTGCGCCATTTCCTGGTTAAAGCGCTTGCCCGCTGGGGTCAAGATAATCAAATCTGTATCAGCAACCATCAAGGGATCTAATACTCGCCCCCAAATTTCAGGAAGCATCACCATGCCGGCGCCGCCACCGTATGGGGTGTC is part of the Candidatus Planktophila lacus genome and harbors:
- the trmD gene encoding tRNA (guanosine(37)-N1)-methyltransferase TrmD; protein product: MKIDAVTIFPEYFAPAQLSLLGKAQSKGLVDIQVHDLRAATQDNHNTVDDTPYGGGAGMVMLPEIWGRVLDPLMVADTDLIILTPAGKRFNQEMAQSFANSKHLIFACGRYEGIDDRVRQHYESSEYAAKNVRVHEVSIGDYVLGGGEVASLVMIEAITRLIPGVLGNPESLAEESHNSEGYLEYPNFTKPQEWRGIAVPEILLSGNHAEIAKWRELQAIERAKKNF